In one Cervus elaphus chromosome 9, mCerEla1.1, whole genome shotgun sequence genomic region, the following are encoded:
- the LOC122699891 gene encoding olfactory receptor 7A17-like, which produces MEPRNDTRISQFLLLGLSEEEELQPLIFGLFLSMYLITVFGNLLIILAISSDSNLHTPMYFFLSNLSFVDICFISNTIPKMLWNIQNKSKGITYGGCITQIYFYILFAGLDDILLTVMAYDRYVAICHPLHYTIIMSPRLCGLLVLISWVLNALISLLHSLMVLRLSFCPLVQIPHFFCELSQVVQLASSDIFLNNIVMYFATVLVGGGPFAGILYSYSKIVSCICKITSAQGKYKAFSTCVSHLSVVSLFYFTALGVFLSSGTTYTSHSSTIASVMYTVVTPMLNPFIYSLRNRDIKEGLKRLYLMPSIKDGLC; this is translated from the coding sequence ATGGAACCACGGAATGATACACGAATTTCAcaatttcttcttctgggactctcagaagaagaagaactgCAGCCCCTCATCTTTGGGCTCTTCCTCTCCATGTACCTAATCACTGTGTTTggaaacctgctcatcatcctggcCATCAGCTCAGACTCcaacctccacacccccatgtacttcttcctctccaacctgtccTTTGTAGACATCTGTTTCATTTCCAACACCATCCCAAAGATGCTCTGGAACATCCAGAACAAGAGCAAAGGTATCACTTATGGAGGCTGCATCACccagatatatttttacatactGTTTGCAGGATTAGATGACATTCTCCTGACAGTGATGGCCTACGATCGgtatgtggccatctgccacccgCTGCACTACACCATCATCATGAGCCCCCGGCTCTGTGGACTGCTGGTTCTGATATCCTGGGTGCTGaatgccttgatttccttgctacaCAGCTTAATGGTGTTGCGATTATCCTTCTGTCCACTTGTGCAAATCCCCCACTTTTTCTGTGAACTCAGTCAGGTGGTACAACTTGCCAGTTCTGACATCTTTCTTAATAACATAGTGATGTATTTTGCAACTGTCCTGGTTGGTGGTGGCCCTTTTGCTGGTATCCTTTACTCATATTCTAAAATAGTTTCCTGCATATGTAAAATCACATCAGCTCAGGGGAAGTATAAAGCATTTTCCACCTGTGTGTCCCACCTCTCAGTTGTCTCCCTATTTTATTTTACAGCCTTAGGAGTGTTCCTTAGCTCTGGGACTACCTACACCTCACATTCAAGTACAATTGCCTCTgtgatgtacactgtggtcacACCCATGCTGAACCCTTTCATTTATAGTCTGAGAAACCGAGATATAAAAGAGGGTCTAAAGAGATTGTATTTGATGCCAAGTATAAAAGACGGATTATGCTAG
- the LOC122699889 gene encoding olfactory receptor 7A17-like, whose product MEPKNLRRVSEFHLEFSEEPERQPLIFGFFLTMYLIAVFGNLLIILAVSSDSKLCTPMYFFLSNLSFVDICFTPTTIPKMLWNIETQSKVITFEGCITQVYFFTLFVVLDILLLTVMAYDRFVAICHPLHYTVIMNPQLCGLLMLVSWVISVLHSLLESLMVLHLAFCTVLEIPHFFCELNPMIQLACSDTFLNNMVMYSVAQLLAGGPLTGIFYSYSKILSSIQGMSSARGKYKAFSTCASHLSVVSLFYCTGLGVYLSSAVTHSSHSSARASVMYTVVTPMLNPFIYSLRNKDLKRGLKTLFEKVSAPESRSRGSATAEPAVWSPRSAAGEVSAVRRPPTAVRSSAPTSATRESLRRARETRGSQKYSK is encoded by the exons ATGGAACCAAAAAACCTAAGGAGGGTTTCCGAATTTCATCTGGAATTTTCAGAGGAACCAGAACGGCAGCCTCTCATATTTGGGTTTTTCCTCACCATGTACTTGATCGCTGTGTTCggaaacctgctcatcatcctggcTGTCAGCTCAGACTCCAAACTCtgcacccccatgtacttcttcctctccaacctgtccTTTGTAGACATCTGCTTCACCCCCACCACCATCCCAAAGATGCTGTGGAATATCGAGACTCAGAGCAAAGTTATAACATTTGAAGGCTGCATCACCCAGGTGTATTTTTTCACACTGTTTGTAGTACTAGACATTTTACTGCTGaccgtgatggcctatgaccgcttcgTGGCCATCTGTCACCCCCTGCACTACACGGTCATAATGAACCCTCAGCTCTGTGGACTGTTGATGCTGGTGTCCTGGGTCATCAGCGTCCTGCATTCCTTGTTAGAAAGCTTAATGGTGTTGCATCTGGCTTTCTGCACAGTCTTAGAAATCCCCCACTTTTTCTGTGAACTCAATCCGATGATCCAACTTGCCTGTTCTGACACCTTTCTCAATAACATGGTGATGTATTCTGTAGCTCAACTGCTGGCTGGTGGTCCCCTCACTGGTATCTTTTACTCTTACTCTAAGATACTTTCCTCCATACAAGGAATGTCATCAGCTCGGGGGAAGTATAAAGCATTCTCCACCTGTGCATCTCACCTCTCAGTTGTCTCCTTATTTTATTGTACGGGTTTAGGAGTGTACCTTAGCTCTGCTGTTACCCACAGCTCACACTCAAGTGCAAGAGCCTCGgtgatgtacactgtggtcacacccatgctgaaccccttcatctacagcctgagaaataaagacttaaagAGGGGTCTGAAAACACTCTTTGAAAAGGTGTCT GCCCCAGAGTCACGAAGCCGGGGCAGCGCCACTGCTGAGCCTGCAGTGTGGAGCCCGCGCTCTGCGGCAGGAGAGGTCAGCGCGGTGAGACGTCCTCCTACCGCCGTGAGGAGTAGCGCCCCCAcctccgcaaccagagaaagcctccGCAGAGCAAGGGAGACTCGGGGCAGCCAGAaatacagcaaataa